The Sphingomonas alpina genome has a segment encoding these proteins:
- the rnd gene encoding ribonuclease D codes for MHIHDLITDSATLANLCARLSQADFVCVDTEFMRENTFWPELCLIQIADVNEAAAIDPMAAGLDMTPLLELLVNNEDVLKVFHAGGQDLEIVYNLTGKTPHPLFDTQVAAMALGQGEQIGYSNLVDSYLGIVVDKGARFTDWSRRPLDARQIEYAIGDVTHLAKIFPKMLARLRKTGRGEWLDQEMERIGDPANYANDPEEAWKRIRIAGRKPDVLGRLKALARWRELEAQSKDLPRGRIVKDETIADIAGHPPRKQSDLAKVRGLSATWAGNDIGGRLMAALEVAVPMSADEMPVRDDRKPGLGKDGALVADLLKLLLKIRSKEIDVASRLLARSEDLEALAAGQRDGLPILQGWRFDQFGRDALDLVEGRLAFAVVNGKLKMTRTEDVT; via the coding sequence ATGCATATCCATGACCTGATCACCGACAGCGCGACCCTCGCCAATCTCTGCGCCCGATTGTCCCAGGCGGACTTCGTCTGCGTCGACACCGAGTTCATGCGCGAGAACACCTTCTGGCCGGAACTCTGCCTGATCCAGATCGCCGATGTGAACGAGGCGGCGGCGATCGATCCGATGGCGGCGGGGCTCGATATGACGCCGCTGCTCGAGCTGCTGGTCAACAATGAAGACGTGCTGAAGGTTTTCCATGCCGGGGGCCAAGATCTTGAAATCGTCTATAATCTGACCGGCAAGACGCCGCATCCCCTGTTCGATACCCAGGTTGCGGCGATGGCACTCGGCCAGGGCGAGCAGATCGGCTACTCCAATCTGGTCGATTCCTATCTCGGCATCGTGGTCGACAAGGGCGCGCGGTTCACCGACTGGTCGCGCCGCCCGCTCGATGCGCGGCAGATCGAATATGCCATCGGCGACGTCACCCATCTGGCGAAGATCTTCCCCAAGATGCTCGCGCGGCTGCGCAAAACCGGGCGCGGCGAATGGCTCGACCAGGAAATGGAGCGAATCGGCGATCCGGCCAATTACGCCAATGACCCCGAAGAAGCGTGGAAGCGGATTCGCATCGCTGGCCGCAAGCCCGATGTGCTCGGCCGACTAAAGGCGCTGGCGCGCTGGCGCGAGCTTGAGGCCCAAAGCAAGGACCTGCCGCGCGGCCGAATCGTCAAGGATGAGACGATTGCCGATATCGCCGGTCACCCGCCACGCAAGCAGAGCGACCTGGCGAAGGTGCGCGGGCTGTCCGCAACCTGGGCGGGCAATGACATTGGCGGGCGGCTGATGGCGGCGCTGGAGGTAGCGGTGCCGATGTCGGCGGACGAGATGCCGGTGCGCGACGACCGCAAGCCCGGCCTTGGCAAGGACGGGGCGCTGGTCGCCGACCTGCTCAAGCTGCTGCTCAAGATTCGGTCGAAGGAAATCGATGTCGCATCGCGCCTGCTTGCACGCAGCGAGGATCTCGAGGCGCTGGCGGCGGGCCAGCGCGATGGCCTGCCGATCCTGCAAGGCTGGCGATTCGATCAGTTCGGCCGTGATGCGCTGGACCTGGTCGAAGGACGACTGGCCTTTGCTGTGGTAAACGGCAAGCTCAAGATGACCCGGACGGAGGACGTGACATGA
- the aspS gene encoding aspartate--tRNA ligase, producing MHAYRTHTCAQLRAADVGTSVKLSGWIHRKRDHGNLLFVDLRDHYGITQIVTDSDSPTHAALDKLRAESVVTITGDVVARSPETVNANLPSGEIEIRARDVVVQSAAQELPMPVFGENEYPEDIRLRYRFLDLRRERLHANILLRSNVISSLRSRMIGQGFTEFQTPILTASSPEGARDYLVPSRVHPGKFYALPQAPQMFKQLLMVAGFDKYFQIAPCFRDEDARADRSPGEFYQLDFEMSYVTQDDVFAAIEPVLHGVFEEFADWQGKGRTVSPLPFKRIPYRESMLKYGNDKPDLRNPVLITDVSELFKGSGFGRFASMVEGGDVVRALPAPNTHEKSRKFFDDMNSWAQGEGFPGLGYATQKDGVFGGPIANNHGQDGMKAIADALGLGPNDGIFFAAGKEAQAAKLAGLARTRVADQLGLIDQNRFEFCWIVDFPMFEYDEDAKKVDFSHNPFSMPQGEMEALETMNPLDILAYQYDIVCNGIELSSGAVRNHKPEIMYKAFEIAGYTQADVDTNFAGMINAFKCGAPPHGGSAPGVDRIVMLLADEPNIREVIVFPMTQKAEDLMMGAPAFVTSKQLKELNIRTVDAQAIKPA from the coding sequence ATGCACGCCTATCGCACGCACACCTGCGCACAGCTCCGCGCCGCCGATGTCGGAACATCGGTCAAGCTTAGCGGCTGGATTCACCGCAAGCGCGACCACGGCAATCTGCTGTTCGTCGATCTGCGCGACCATTACGGCATCACGCAGATCGTCACCGATAGCGACAGCCCGACTCACGCCGCACTCGACAAATTGCGCGCCGAATCCGTCGTGACGATTACCGGCGATGTGGTCGCCCGCTCGCCCGAGACGGTGAATGCGAACCTGCCCTCGGGCGAGATCGAGATACGCGCTCGTGACGTCGTGGTGCAGTCGGCGGCGCAGGAATTGCCCATGCCGGTGTTCGGCGAGAATGAATATCCCGAGGATATCCGTCTCCGTTACCGCTTCCTCGATTTGCGGCGTGAGCGGCTCCACGCCAATATCCTGCTGCGCTCCAACGTCATTTCGTCACTCCGCAGCCGCATGATCGGGCAGGGCTTCACCGAATTCCAGACCCCGATCCTGACCGCCTCGTCGCCCGAGGGCGCGCGCGACTATCTGGTGCCGAGCCGTGTCCATCCAGGCAAGTTCTACGCGCTGCCGCAGGCACCGCAGATGTTCAAACAGTTGCTGATGGTCGCCGGCTTCGACAAATATTTCCAGATCGCGCCCTGTTTCCGCGACGAGGATGCCCGCGCCGATCGCTCGCCCGGCGAATTCTACCAGCTCGATTTCGAGATGAGCTATGTCACACAGGACGATGTGTTCGCGGCGATCGAGCCGGTGCTGCACGGCGTGTTCGAGGAATTTGCCGACTGGCAGGGCAAGGGCCGCACCGTATCGCCATTGCCGTTCAAGCGCATCCCGTACCGCGAATCGATGCTTAAATATGGCAACGACAAGCCTGACCTGCGCAATCCGGTCCTGATCACCGATGTGTCGGAGCTGTTCAAGGGTTCAGGCTTCGGGCGCTTCGCCTCGATGGTCGAAGGCGGCGACGTGGTGCGCGCGCTGCCGGCGCCCAATACGCATGAGAAGAGCCGCAAGTTCTTCGACGACATGAACAGCTGGGCACAAGGCGAAGGCTTTCCCGGCCTGGGCTATGCGACGCAGAAGGACGGCGTATTCGGCGGCCCGATCGCCAATAATCACGGCCAGGACGGCATGAAGGCGATCGCCGACGCGCTCGGCCTCGGCCCGAACGACGGCATTTTCTTCGCCGCAGGCAAGGAAGCGCAGGCAGCGAAGCTTGCCGGCCTGGCGCGGACGCGTGTCGCCGACCAGCTCGGCCTGATCGACCAGAATCGCTTCGAATTCTGCTGGATCGTCGATTTCCCGATGTTCGAATATGACGAGGACGCGAAGAAGGTTGATTTCAGCCACAACCCCTTCTCGATGCCGCAGGGCGAGATGGAAGCGCTGGAGACGATGAACCCGCTCGATATCCTGGCCTATCAGTACGACATCGTCTGCAATGGCATCGAATTGTCGTCGGGTGCCGTGCGGAACCACAAGCCGGAGATCATGTACAAGGCGTTCGAGATCGCCGGCTATACCCAGGCCGATGTCGATACCAACTTCGCCGGCATGATCAACGCGTTCAAATGCGGCGCCCCGCCGCATGGCGGTTCCGCGCCAGGTGTCGACCGGATCGTCATGCTGCTCGCCGATGAGCCCAATATCCGCGAAGTGATCGTCTTCCCGATGACGCAAAAGGCGGAAGATCTGATGATGGGCGCGCCGGCATTCGTGACGTCGAAGCAGCTCAAGGAACTCAACATCCGCACGGTCGACGCTCAGGCCATCAAGCCTGCATAA
- a CDS encoding APC family permease, which yields MLNDQLTPEPPSRLVRSLGVFGVLFLTLSVTTPASSVFVIIPGMLQVAGTGAIWALILAGIVCIATAFIYAELSSAWPVAGGEYVAVAHTLGPLAGFVMLGVNVFNNIFFVPVAALGISAVLSTIVPGLPQVPVAIAVVIGATFIAILRIRINAWMTGIFLLFEVLALIVVAVLGFHGAARSAAEFLTAPVMPSPAGLVPTTLTQIGLATSIAIFALNGYGSAVYFGEEMHDASRSISRAILAALVLTVLLEVLPVLGGLMGAGDLAAFLSADDPFGLLVAARGGDTLAGWVAIGVVIAIVNAVIAWVLACARFFYGTARDGSWGRPLDRWLTTLHPRFGSPWIGTLLIGAIGVACCFLSIQLLLILSGTGLIVIYAGICVAAIVGRRTGRTAHAHYRMPFYPVAPVLTLVALAGVAWASWIDVEEGGRAALIMTGVQIALSAGYYWFVLRRRGNWEVQIPSA from the coding sequence ATGCTCAATGATCAGCTGACGCCCGAACCGCCGTCCCGGCTGGTGCGCAGCCTCGGCGTGTTCGGTGTGCTGTTCCTGACGCTCTCGGTCACCACGCCCGCCTCGTCGGTGTTCGTGATCATTCCCGGCATGTTGCAGGTCGCCGGCACCGGCGCGATCTGGGCGTTGATCCTGGCCGGGATCGTGTGCATCGCCACCGCCTTCATCTATGCCGAACTCTCCTCGGCCTGGCCGGTCGCAGGCGGCGAATATGTCGCGGTCGCGCATACGTTGGGGCCGCTTGCCGGCTTCGTGATGCTCGGCGTCAACGTGTTCAACAATATCTTCTTCGTTCCCGTCGCCGCTCTCGGCATCAGCGCGGTGCTGTCGACCATCGTGCCGGGCCTGCCGCAAGTGCCGGTGGCGATCGCGGTGGTGATCGGCGCAACCTTCATCGCAATCCTGCGCATCCGCATCAACGCCTGGATGACTGGCATCTTCTTGCTGTTCGAAGTGCTCGCGCTGATCGTCGTTGCGGTGCTGGGCTTTCACGGCGCCGCGCGCTCGGCAGCCGAATTCCTCACCGCACCGGTGATGCCTTCCCCGGCCGGGCTGGTGCCGACCACCCTGACCCAGATCGGCCTGGCCACCTCGATCGCGATTTTCGCGCTCAACGGCTATGGCTCGGCGGTCTATTTCGGCGAGGAGATGCACGATGCCTCGCGCAGCATCTCCCGCGCGATCCTCGCCGCACTCGTCCTGACAGTATTGCTGGAGGTGCTGCCCGTCCTTGGCGGGCTGATGGGGGCAGGGGACCTGGCTGCGTTTCTGAGCGCCGATGATCCCTTCGGCCTGCTCGTCGCGGCGCGCGGCGGCGACACGCTCGCCGGCTGGGTTGCGATCGGCGTGGTGATCGCCATCGTCAATGCGGTGATCGCCTGGGTGCTGGCCTGCGCACGCTTCTTCTATGGCACCGCGCGCGACGGATCCTGGGGGCGGCCACTCGATCGCTGGCTCACCACCCTCCATCCGCGTTTCGGGTCGCCCTGGATCGGCACCTTGCTGATCGGCGCGATCGGGGTCGCCTGCTGCTTCCTGTCGATTCAGCTGCTGCTGATCCTCAGCGGCACCGGGCTGATCGTGATCTATGCCGGCATCTGCGTCGCCGCGATCGTCGGGCGCCGCACCGGGCGGACGGCGCATGCCCATTACCGCATGCCGTTCTACCCCGTCGCGCCGGTGCTGACCCTGGTTGCGCTGGCCGGCGTCGCCTGGGCAAGCTGGATCGATGTCGAGGAGGGCGGTCGCGCCGCCCTGATCATGACCGGCGTGCAGATCGCGCTGTCCGCCGGCTATTACTGGTTCGTGCTGCGCCGGCGCGGCAATTGGGAAGTGCAAATCCCGTCGGCCTGA
- a CDS encoding polyphosphate kinase 2 family protein, translated as MSINLSDYESGKKFDGDYSDALIAVQERLAHIQVAHIVHKKRAIVLFEGWDAAGKGGIIQRMTAEWDPRNFEVWPIAAPTADELARHFLWRFWKRLPADGNIGVFDRSWYGRVLVERVEGFATEAQWRRGYDEINEFEAQQADSGTTIVKMFIHTTQAEQDERLKARLDHPWKRWKTGADDYRNRDKRGAYLDAMAEMFRRTDTRWAPWCAIDGNNKKAARIAALTAIADRLEANIDMTPPPLDPAVEKMARKALKG; from the coding sequence ATGAGCATCAATCTATCCGATTATGAATCGGGCAAGAAGTTCGACGGCGATTATTCCGACGCGTTGATCGCGGTCCAGGAGCGCCTCGCCCATATCCAGGTCGCGCACATCGTGCACAAGAAGCGCGCGATCGTCCTGTTCGAGGGCTGGGACGCGGCGGGGAAGGGCGGGATCATCCAGCGAATGACCGCCGAATGGGACCCGCGCAATTTCGAGGTCTGGCCGATCGCCGCACCCACCGCCGACGAACTCGCCCGCCATTTCCTGTGGCGCTTCTGGAAAAGATTGCCGGCGGACGGCAATATCGGTGTGTTCGACCGCAGCTGGTACGGCCGTGTGCTGGTCGAGCGGGTCGAGGGCTTTGCGACCGAGGCGCAGTGGCGCCGCGGCTATGACGAGATCAACGAATTCGAGGCACAACAGGCGGATTCGGGCACCACGATCGTCAAGATGTTCATCCACACCACGCAAGCCGAGCAGGACGAACGGCTCAAGGCGCGACTCGATCATCCCTGGAAACGCTGGAAAACCGGTGCCGACGATTATCGCAACCGCGACAAACGCGGCGCCTATCTCGATGCGATGGCGGAGATGTTCCGCCGTACCGACACGCGCTGGGCGCCGTGGTGCGCAATCGATGGCAACAACAAAAAGGCGGCGCGCATCGCCGCGCTGACCGCGATCGCCGACCGGCTGGAGGCGAATATCGACATGACCCCGCCGCCGCTCGACCCGGCAGTGGAGAAAATGGCGCGCAAGGCGTTGAAGGGATGA
- a CDS encoding DUF1801 domain-containing protein produces the protein MPDPVARVFAGYPADARAALMTIRDLIFAVAAETDAVGALTETLKWGEPAYLTEASGSGSTIRIAWKPAVPDRYALYFNCKTSLVDTFRSMFETLSFEGDRAITLGIGDAVPETELSACIRLALTYHRRAGRDG, from the coding sequence ATGCCGGATCCGGTCGCGCGGGTGTTTGCCGGCTATCCGGCCGATGCTCGCGCGGCGCTGATGACCATCCGCGATCTGATCTTCGCGGTCGCGGCCGAGACGGATGCCGTCGGTGCGCTGACCGAGACGCTGAAATGGGGCGAGCCGGCCTATCTGACCGAGGCATCGGGCAGCGGCAGTACGATCCGCATCGCCTGGAAACCGGCAGTGCCGGATCGCTATGCCCTGTACTTCAACTGCAAGACCAGCCTGGTCGATACTTTCAGATCGATGTTCGAGACGCTCAGTTTCGAGGGCGATCGCGCGATCACGCTTGGGATTGGCGATGCCGTGCCGGAAACCGAACTATCCGCCTGTATCCGTCTCGCCTTGACCTATCATCGCCGCGCCGGACGCGACGGCTGA
- a CDS encoding carbonic anhydrase, with the protein MTGFSNLIQGYHRFRDSSWAQQRSRWAVLSDGQTPSVMVIACSDSRVDPAQIFDTSPGEIFVVRNIANLVPPFELDGGRHGVSAALEFAVTQLQVSEIVVMGHGSCGGVHAAIQQTFAGKPPGEGGFIDHWIDLLDEARDDIVARLGTGPNAVRALEMETVRVSLANLRTFPCIPEREAAGTLTLHGAYFAIADGLLHVMDDKGRFDIA; encoded by the coding sequence ATGACCGGCTTTTCGAATCTCATCCAGGGCTATCACCGCTTTCGCGACTCGTCCTGGGCGCAGCAACGCAGCCGCTGGGCGGTCCTCAGCGATGGACAGACGCCAAGCGTGATGGTGATCGCCTGTTCGGACAGCCGGGTCGACCCGGCACAGATTTTCGATACCTCGCCGGGGGAGATCTTCGTCGTGCGCAATATCGCCAATCTGGTGCCGCCATTCGAGCTCGATGGCGGCCGGCATGGCGTATCCGCCGCGCTGGAGTTCGCGGTGACTCAGCTTCAGGTGTCGGAAATCGTGGTGATGGGGCATGGCTCATGCGGCGGCGTCCATGCCGCGATCCAGCAGACTTTTGCCGGCAAGCCGCCGGGCGAAGGCGGGTTTATCGACCATTGGATCGACTTGCTTGATGAAGCGCGCGACGACATCGTCGCGCGGCTGGGGACCGGCCCGAACGCGGTGCGCGCCCTGGAGATGGAAACGGTGCGGGTCAGCCTCGCCAATCTGCGCACCTTTCCGTGCATTCCCGAGCGCGAGGCGGCTGGCACGCTGACGCTGCACGGCGCCTATTTCGCCATTGCCGACGGCTTGCTGCATGTGATGGACGATAAAGGCCGCTTCGATATCGCCTGA
- the lipA gene encoding lipoyl synthase — MTDMTPLPRPERQRKPDWIRVKAPTSVGFAETKAMMRRLNLNTVCEEAACPNIGECWTKKHATVMILGDTCTRACAFCNVKTGMPRAVDALEPQHTADAAAELGLEHIVITSVDRDDLPDGGASQFVKVIQALRRTTPKTTIEILTPDFRNKAQAAVESIVEARPDVYNHNLETVPRLYPTIRPGARYYASLRLLESVKRHDPSIFTKSGVMVGLGEERLEVHQVMDDMRSADIDFLTMGQYLQPTPRHAKVLDFVTPQAFDAYAAIARAKGFLLVAASPLTRSSYHAGDDFAALRAAREAKLARA; from the coding sequence ATGACCGACATGACTCCGCTCCCCCGCCCGGAACGCCAGCGCAAGCCCGACTGGATCCGCGTCAAAGCACCGACCAGCGTCGGATTTGCCGAGACCAAGGCGATGATGCGGCGGCTCAATCTCAATACGGTATGCGAAGAAGCGGCGTGCCCGAATATCGGCGAGTGCTGGACCAAGAAGCACGCGACGGTGATGATCCTCGGCGACACCTGCACCCGCGCCTGTGCCTTCTGCAATGTGAAGACCGGCATGCCGCGCGCGGTCGATGCGCTGGAACCGCAACACACCGCCGATGCGGCGGCTGAGCTTGGCCTCGAACATATCGTCATCACGTCGGTCGACCGTGACGACCTGCCCGATGGCGGCGCGTCGCAATTCGTCAAGGTGATCCAGGCGCTGCGCCGCACGACGCCGAAAACGACCATCGAAATCCTCACGCCGGATTTCAGGAACAAGGCACAGGCCGCGGTTGAATCCATCGTCGAGGCGCGACCCGACGTCTATAACCACAATCTCGAAACCGTGCCGCGTCTCTATCCGACGATCCGGCCGGGCGCGCGCTATTATGCGTCGCTACGCTTGCTCGAAAGCGTCAAGCGCCACGATCCGTCGATCTTCACCAAATCCGGCGTGATGGTCGGGCTGGGCGAGGAAAGGCTCGAAGTGCATCAGGTGATGGACGACATGCGTTCGGCCGACATCGATTTCCTGACCATGGGCCAGTATCTGCAGCCGACCCCGCGCCACGCCAAGGTGCTGGACTTCGTCACGCCGCAAGCCTTTGACGCCTATGCCGCGATCGCGCGCGCGAAAGGTTTCCTGCTGGTCGCGGCATCGCCGCTGACCCGGTCGAGCTATCATGCCGGCGACGATTTCGCAGCCTTGCGCGCGGCAAGAGAGGCGAAGCTCGCCCGCGCCTGA
- a CDS encoding type II toxin-antitoxin system RatA family toxin, producing the protein MPRHSETRRLPYSREQMFDLVADVGRYAEFLPWVTAIRVRSNSPTEMVADMIVGFKGLRETFTSKVEKQRPDHIRVDYLDGPLKYLRNEWTFRADGQGACLVDFSVDFAFKNKMFEMLAGQVFGSALRKMIGAFEDRAAVLYAGSSSADGNSSSSAHSAA; encoded by the coding sequence ATGCCCCGCCATTCAGAAACCCGCCGCTTGCCCTATAGTCGGGAACAGATGTTCGACCTGGTCGCCGATGTCGGGCGTTATGCGGAATTCCTGCCTTGGGTGACGGCAATCCGCGTGCGGTCGAACAGCCCGACCGAAATGGTCGCCGACATGATCGTCGGCTTCAAGGGACTGCGCGAAACCTTCACCTCGAAGGTCGAGAAGCAGCGCCCCGACCATATCCGGGTCGATTATCTCGACGGGCCGCTCAAATATCTGCGCAACGAATGGACCTTTCGTGCCGATGGCCAAGGGGCCTGCCTGGTCGATTTCAGCGTCGATTTCGCATTCAAGAACAAGATGTTCGAGATGCTCGCCGGGCAAGTGTTCGGATCGGCGCTGCGCAAGATGATCGGCGCGTTCGAGGATCGCGCCGCAGTGCTTTATGCCGGCTCGTCCTCCGCCGATGGCAACAGCAGTTCGAGCGCACACAGCGCCGCCTGA
- a CDS encoding CinA family protein produces the protein MDTILPAALVDAARRVVDANKAIGRRITVAESCTGGLVAAAITEIPGSSDVLEAGFVTYSNDAKLELLNVSPDILETFGAVSIAVAWNMAQSALEMSGADVAVAITGVAGPGGGTEKKPVGTVVFARAEKGADPGHVVADRKDFGDLGRGGVRLQAALCALELLLPSAEDEPA, from the coding sequence ATGGACACCATCCTGCCCGCGGCGTTGGTCGATGCCGCTCGGCGCGTCGTCGACGCCAACAAGGCGATCGGGCGGCGGATCACCGTCGCGGAAAGCTGTACCGGTGGCCTGGTCGCGGCGGCGATCACCGAAATTCCCGGATCGTCCGATGTGCTCGAAGCGGGCTTTGTGACCTATTCCAATGATGCCAAGTTGGAATTGCTGAACGTCAGTCCCGATATTCTCGAAACCTTCGGCGCGGTATCGATCGCGGTGGCGTGGAACATGGCGCAATCGGCTTTGGAGATGAGCGGCGCGGACGTCGCCGTCGCCATCACCGGCGTTGCCGGCCCCGGTGGCGGTACCGAAAAGAAACCGGTCGGGACGGTCGTATTCGCACGTGCCGAGAAAGGCGCAGATCCCGGCCATGTGGTGGCGGATCGCAAGGATTTCGGCGACCTCGGGCGCGGCGGCGTCCGGCTTCAGGCGGCGCTGTGTGCGCTCGAACTGCTGTTGCCATCGGCGGAGGACGAGCCGGCATAA
- a CDS encoding bifunctional 2-C-methyl-D-erythritol 4-phosphate cytidylyltransferase/2-C-methyl-D-erythritol 2,4-cyclodiphosphate synthase, which translates to MTASPASRPAPPHPAGPRTAAIIVAAGQGLRSGGDGPKQFAPVAGKPMIAHSHATLAAHPAIGRVIVVIGDGQDAQLDKALGPVERVTGGATRRLSVLAGLEHLAETGMDRVLIHDAARPFLPVAVIDRLLAALDEDGGAVPALPVADTLARGMEVLGAGVSRDGLFRIQTPQAFRFDAILAAHRGWSGDEPTDDAQMLRKSGATVALVEGDAMLEKVTYPADFVNAEMRHAATMRVRSATGYDVHRLAEGEELWLGGVLIPHDKGLSGHSDADVALHAITDALLGTIAEGDIGTHFPPSDPQWRGADSAQFLEHAAALIRARGGIIDFIDLTIICETPKIGPHRAAMRDRVAALLRLAPGQISIKATTTERLGFTGRGEGIAAQAIATIRIMGDA; encoded by the coding sequence ATGACGGCCAGTCCTGCCTCCCGCCCCGCCCCACCCCACCCCGCCGGACCTCGCACTGCGGCGATCATCGTCGCGGCCGGCCAGGGCCTGCGCAGCGGTGGCGACGGCCCGAAGCAGTTCGCGCCCGTCGCGGGCAAGCCGATGATCGCGCACAGCCATGCCACGCTTGCCGCGCATCCGGCGATTGGCCGGGTGATCGTCGTGATCGGCGACGGCCAGGATGCCCAGCTCGACAAGGCGCTCGGCCCGGTCGAGCGGGTGACCGGGGGTGCCACGCGGCGCCTGTCGGTCCTGGCGGGGCTGGAGCACCTCGCCGAAACCGGCATGGATCGCGTGCTGATCCACGACGCAGCTCGCCCTTTCCTGCCCGTGGCGGTGATCGATCGCCTGCTCGCCGCGCTGGACGAGGATGGCGGCGCGGTTCCCGCCCTGCCCGTCGCCGACACGCTTGCGCGCGGCATGGAGGTGCTCGGCGCCGGCGTCTCGCGCGACGGCCTGTTCCGTATCCAGACGCCTCAGGCGTTCCGCTTCGACGCGATCCTCGCCGCACATCGCGGCTGGAGCGGCGACGAACCCACCGACGATGCGCAGATGCTGCGCAAATCAGGAGCGACCGTGGCTTTGGTCGAAGGCGATGCGATGCTCGAAAAAGTGACTTATCCGGCCGATTTCGTGAACGCGGAAATGCGTCATGCCGCCACGATGCGCGTGCGCAGTGCGACCGGCTATGATGTCCACCGCCTCGCCGAGGGTGAGGAATTATGGCTCGGCGGTGTGCTCATTCCCCATGACAAGGGATTGTCGGGGCATAGCGATGCCGATGTCGCGCTTCACGCGATCACCGATGCCTTGCTCGGCACGATCGCCGAGGGGGATATCGGCACGCATTTCCCGCCCAGCGACCCGCAATGGCGTGGCGCGGATTCGGCGCAGTTTCTCGAACATGCCGCAGCGCTCATCCGCGCGCGCGGCGGGATCATCGATTTCATCGACCTGACGATCATTTGCGAAACACCGAAGATCGGCCCGCACCGCGCGGCGATGCGCGACCGGGTCGCAGCGCTGTTGCGGCTCGCTCCCGGCCAGATTAGCATCAAGGCGACGACGACGGAGCGGCTCGGTTTCACCGGACGCGGCGAAGGAATCGCCGCCCAGGCAATTGCAACGATCAGGATCATGGGGGACGCATAA
- a CDS encoding alpha/beta hydrolase, whose translation MTIYLPKGQNTGAAAVVLPGGGYQFLAMDLEGTEICDWLTSRGITCVLLKYRVPDSGPTLRDGKRYYPKVPTALQDAQRTVGLVRQRAKQYRIDPNKIGVIGFSAGGHLAAALSTNFAKRAYAPVDGADRLSCRPDFAIIVYPGHLWAHEDEDKATRDPSDLKLRPDIKVKADTPPTFLLHAENDTVDSVQQSLTYYVALKEAGIPAELHVYAEGGHAFGVRPTKLPVGRWTQLVELWLQSIGTLSALPVAKDVFARRSKPDRATDPVGR comes from the coding sequence ATGACGATCTACTTGCCCAAGGGGCAAAATACGGGTGCGGCTGCGGTGGTCTTGCCGGGCGGCGGCTATCAGTTCCTGGCCATGGATCTGGAAGGAACAGAAATCTGCGACTGGCTCACGTCCAGAGGCATCACCTGTGTCCTTTTGAAGTACCGGGTGCCGGATTCCGGCCCGACATTGCGGGATGGCAAACGCTATTATCCCAAGGTGCCCACGGCCTTGCAGGACGCACAGAGGACGGTTGGTCTGGTACGTCAGCGCGCCAAGCAATATCGCATTGATCCCAATAAGATCGGGGTAATCGGATTCTCCGCCGGGGGGCATCTGGCAGCGGCATTGAGTACCAATTTCGCAAAGCGTGCCTATGCGCCGGTGGATGGTGCGGACAGGCTGAGTTGTCGCCCGGACTTCGCCATCATCGTTTACCCCGGCCACCTCTGGGCGCACGAAGACGAAGATAAAGCCACTCGCGATCCATCTGACTTGAAGCTGCGCCCCGATATAAAAGTGAAAGCCGATACACCGCCGACATTCCTCCTGCATGCCGAAAACGACACAGTAGATAGCGTTCAGCAATCCCTGACGTATTATGTGGCTCTCAAGGAAGCAGGCATCCCTGCCGAACTACATGTTTATGCAGAAGGCGGACACGCGTTTGGCGTTCGTCCAACCAAGTTACCGGTTGGGCGCTGGACGCAATTGGTAGAACTATGGTTGCAGTCTATCGGCACTCTGTCGGCGCTGCCGGTCGCGAAGGACGTGTTCGCCAGGCGCAGCAAACCCGATCGAGCCACTGATCCGGTGGGGCGCTGA